The Oryctolagus cuniculus chromosome 5, mOryCun1.1, whole genome shotgun sequence genome includes a region encoding these proteins:
- the CALHM6 gene encoding calcium homeostasis modulator protein 6 isoform X2: MEKFKALLDLHIKHRSSLGYGLISLLTVGGERLFSAVVFQCPCTAAWNLPYGLVFLLVPALVLFLLGYLLSARTWRLLTGCCASSTRAKCTSGRDGAMVFLQLSASAAIAPLTWVAVALLGGSFFECAASGSKILAQLLCHNVSSQCLDQLPLVPCSQAKESSVQDLLKVLKAQSQVLGWILIAVVIIVFLLLTAVSRCLSPVSFLQLKFWKIYLEQEQQILKSQATEHATALAKENVTCFFESSHAKEYNTPSIKEWQQISSLYTFNPKDQYYSMLHKYVNRKEESHSIRSCEE, from the exons ATGGAGAAGTTTAAGGCGTTGCTGGACCTGCACATCAAGCACCGCAGCTCCCTGGGCTACGGCCTCATCAGCCTGCTGACCGTGGGCGGGGAGCGCCTCTTCTCCGCGGTGGTGTTCCAGTGCCCCTGCACCGCTGCCTGGAACCTGCCTTATGGCTTGGTCTTCCTGCTGGTGCCGGCGCTCGTGCTCTTCCTCCTAGGCTATTTGCTGAGTGCACGAACTTGGCGCCTGCTGACCGGCTGCTGCGCCTCCAGCACACGCGCAAAATGCACGTCAGGGCGGGACGGCGCCATGGTGTTCCTGCAGCTCAGCGCCTCTGCAGCTATCGCGCCGCTCACCTGGGTGGCCGTGGCGCTGCTGGGCGGCTCCTTCTTTGAGTGTGCGGCCAGCGGAAGCAAGATCCTTGCACAGCTCTTGTGCCACAATGTCTCCTCTCAGTGCCTGGACCAGCTGCCGCTGGTGCCTTGCTCCCAAGCCAAGGAGTCCAGCGTGCAGGACCTCCTGAAGGTGCTCAAGGCTCAGTCGCAG GTGTTGGGGTGGATCCTGATAGCAGTTGTTATCATCGTCTTCCTGCTTTTGACAGCAGTCTCTCGATGCCTATCTCCAGTTAGTTTTCTGCAGCTGAAATTCTGGAAAATCTAtttggaacaggagcagcagaTCCTTAAAAGTCAAGCCACAGAGCATGCAACAGCATTGGCAAAAGAGAACGTCACATGTTTCTTTGAAAGCTCGCATGCAAAGGAATACAACACTCCAAGCATTAAAGAATGGCAGCAGATTTCATCACTATATACTTTCAATCCGAAGGACCAGTACTACAGCATGTTGCACAAATATGTTAACAGAAAAGAGGAGAGTCACAGTATCAGGTCTTGTGAAG
- the CALHM6 gene encoding calcium homeostasis modulator protein 6 isoform X1, whose product MEKFKALLDLHIKHRSSLGYGLISLLTVGGERLFSAVVFQCPCTAAWNLPYGLVFLLVPALVLFLLGYLLSARTWRLLTGCCASSTRAKCTSGRDGAMVFLQLSASAAIAPLTWVAVALLGGSFFECAASGSKILAQLLCHNVSSQCLDQLPLVPCSQAKESSVQDLLKVLKAQSQVLGWILIAVVIIVFLLLTAVSRCLSPVSFLQLKFWKIYLEQEQQILKSQATEHATALAKENVTCFFESSHAKEYNTPSIKEWQQISSLYTFNPKDQYYSMLHKYVNRKEESHSIRSCEGDVVVPVLGFVDSPGISTTNEL is encoded by the exons ATGGAGAAGTTTAAGGCGTTGCTGGACCTGCACATCAAGCACCGCAGCTCCCTGGGCTACGGCCTCATCAGCCTGCTGACCGTGGGCGGGGAGCGCCTCTTCTCCGCGGTGGTGTTCCAGTGCCCCTGCACCGCTGCCTGGAACCTGCCTTATGGCTTGGTCTTCCTGCTGGTGCCGGCGCTCGTGCTCTTCCTCCTAGGCTATTTGCTGAGTGCACGAACTTGGCGCCTGCTGACCGGCTGCTGCGCCTCCAGCACACGCGCAAAATGCACGTCAGGGCGGGACGGCGCCATGGTGTTCCTGCAGCTCAGCGCCTCTGCAGCTATCGCGCCGCTCACCTGGGTGGCCGTGGCGCTGCTGGGCGGCTCCTTCTTTGAGTGTGCGGCCAGCGGAAGCAAGATCCTTGCACAGCTCTTGTGCCACAATGTCTCCTCTCAGTGCCTGGACCAGCTGCCGCTGGTGCCTTGCTCCCAAGCCAAGGAGTCCAGCGTGCAGGACCTCCTGAAGGTGCTCAAGGCTCAGTCGCAG GTGTTGGGGTGGATCCTGATAGCAGTTGTTATCATCGTCTTCCTGCTTTTGACAGCAGTCTCTCGATGCCTATCTCCAGTTAGTTTTCTGCAGCTGAAATTCTGGAAAATCTAtttggaacaggagcagcagaTCCTTAAAAGTCAAGCCACAGAGCATGCAACAGCATTGGCAAAAGAGAACGTCACATGTTTCTTTGAAAGCTCGCATGCAAAGGAATACAACACTCCAAGCATTAAAGAATGGCAGCAGATTTCATCACTATATACTTTCAATCCGAAGGACCAGTACTACAGCATGTTGCACAAATATGTTAACAGAAAAGAGGAGAGTCACAGTATCAGGTCTTGTGAAGGTGATGTGGTGGTTCCTGTTCTTGGCTTTGTGGATTCACCTGGTATAAGCACCACTAATGAGTTAtaa